The following coding sequences lie in one Glycine soja cultivar W05 chromosome 16, ASM419377v2, whole genome shotgun sequence genomic window:
- the LOC114389444 gene encoding U-box domain-containing protein 28-like produces the protein MAKVRDQKLYVTVPSLFRCPISMDVMRSPVSLCTGVTYDRASIQHWLDSGHDTCPATMQVLPSKDFIPNLTLHRLIRLWLISSSSSEPPSPSSSADHLRPLLRQIQTSDDNVPGILSKIAEFAKKSGENRRSLAAFPGFDSAVVRALTGSNSLIDAAENAIYLLGSVFRENGKSTGERIRKLILDAREQCFDAMIFVLRNGSLKSKIETVKVLEFLAFDFQSSKSISEACGLLSLLASFLKDGGEELNDAVLSLLGVVSVTHSAKVELVSSGVVEVVTKLLRACSAATAERCLRMLAVLATCAEGRAAMAEEPSCAAAVVERITKASKAAAADAVAVLWSLCCLCRNVKVRDEVAKRNGVVVVLLVMQRGWEEHVRSMCVDLIKVLKGACKNGLGLELGCYDTKTTHIKPC, from the coding sequence ATGGCAAAGGTAAGAGATCAGAAGCTATACGTCACCGTTCCGAGTCTCTTTCGGTGCCCAATCTCCATGGACGTGATGCGCTCTCCCGTAAGCCTCTGCACCGGCGTCACATACGATCGCGCCAGCATTCAGCACTGGCTCGACTCAGGACACGACACCTGTCCCGCCACCATGCAGGTTCTTCCCTCCAAAGACTTCATCCCCAATCTCACGCTCCACCGCCTCATCCGCCTCTGGCtcatctcctcctcctcctccgaaCCTCCCTCCCCCTCCTCCTCCGCCGACCACCTCCGCCCTCTCCTCCGCCAAATCCAAACCTCCGACGACAACGTCCCCGGTATTCTCTCCAAAATCGCCGAATTCGCCAAGAAATCCGGTGAGAATCGCCGGTCTCTCGCCGCCTTCCCCGGCTTCGACTCCGCCGTGGTCCGCGCGCTCACCGGAAGCAATTCACTCATCGACGCGGCGGAAAACGCGATCTATCTTCTCGGTTCAGTTTTCCGAGAAAACGGAAAGTCAACTGGAGAGAGAATTCGAAAGCTGATTCTTGACGCTCGCGAACAATGCTTTGATGCGATGATATTTGTTCTCAGAAACGGATCTCTGAAATCAAAGATTGAAACGGTTAAGGTTTTGGAGTTTCTCGCGTTCGATTTTCAATCTTCCAAATCGATCAGCGAAGCATGCGGATTGTTGTCGTTGCTCGCGAGTTTTTTAAAGGACGGCGGAGAGGAGCTAAACGACGCCGTTTTGTCGCTGCTCGGCGTCGTTTCGGTTACTCACTCCGCGAAGGTGGAACTCGTTAGCTCCGGAGTTGTTGAAGTGGTTACGAAATTGCTGCGAGCGTGTTCGGCGGCGACGGCGGAGAGGTGTTTGAGAATGCTGGCGGTGTTGGCCACGTGCGCGGAGGGTCGGGCGGCGATGGCGGAGGAGCCGTCGTGTGCTGCGGCGGTGGTGGAGAGGATTACGAAGGCGTCAAAGGCTGCGGCGGCGGACGCGGTGGCGGTGCTGTGGAGCTTGTGCTGTTTGTGCAGGAACGTGAAGGTGAGAGATGAGGTGGCAAAGCGAAACGGCGTCGTGGTGGTTTTGTTGGTTATGCAGAGGGGGTGGGAGGAGCACGTGAGAAGCATGTGCGTGGATTTGATTAAGGTTTTGAAGGGTGCGTGTAAGAACGGGTTGGGGTTGGAACTAGGATGCTATGACACCAAAACCACTCATATAAAACCTTGCTAA